The sequence CCCTTTAGTTCCAGCAGCTCGCGCACAATGCCACTCTCCATCTTCGCAAGATCAGCCCCATTTAGGTCTCCGACCTCGGCCCGGATCAATCGATCCAGAATTGCACTTGGCTCATCATAGTGCACTTCCTGGGGTACATCTTGCTTATAGCGAGACATGGAGAGGTCATAGCTTTCAGCCTCGAGTTCAGCACGAGATACTATGAAGTATTTGCTGGCGCGGTCGGTGTCGGTTTCAGCATTACGGGCGTGATACTTGGTAATGATATCCTGCAGATCTCCGAAGCCTTCCTGCTTGGCGCGCTTGTCATCCAGACTGTAGCCGTCGGCTGCCATGTCGTAAAACCACACGTACTCGGTGGCGGGCTTGGTAACCTTTTCCTTTGACGCCCAGACCTTCGTAAATAGCAGGATTGCAGTACTGACGCCGGCATAGGGTTTGAAAACGCCGCTGGGCAATGTGATCACGGCCTTGAGATCACATCGCTCGATCAATAGCTGACGCAGAATCTTGAAAGCGCCGCCGGTACTAAACAGCACGCCCTGCGGTACGATCACGCAGGCGGTCCCGCCCTTCTTTAGCAAGCGATAGATGTTTTCGACGAACAGCAGTTCGGTCTTAGTGGTGGCCAACTGGAGGTTCTCGTTGATGTCGCCCTTGTCGATGCTACCGGTGAACGGCGGATTAGCCATTACGATGTCGTATTCGGCTTCTTCAATATAGCTCTTAGAGAGCGTGTCCTTATAGTCGATGTGTGGCTCGTCGATACCGTGCATCATCAGGTTCATCAAGCCGAGACGCACCATAGTGCTGTCGATGTCGTAACCCCAAAGCGAGCTAGCCAGAATTGCTTGGGCTTTTTCGGTGAGCGCTGCCGCCACCGAGGTGCGTACAAAGCCATCTTCGTCTGGCGTTAAGTTTGTGGAGCCCGCCTTTATGGCGAGCTGGGTGACAATGTATTGGTAGGCGCCGAGCAAGAAGCCGCCGGAGCCACAAGCTGGATCGGCTATCTTGTGACCCAGCTGCGGCTGCACCAATTCTGCCATTAGCTTGATGATATGACGCGGAGTGCGGAATTGGCCGTTTTTGCCTGCAGTTGCAATTTCAGAAAGCAGGAACTCATACACGTCGCCTTGGATGTCCTGAAAGGCTTGGCCCTTTTCCTGCGAGTCTTTTTCCATCACCTCGAAGATTTCATCGATGGTCTTCACCGCTTCCACCAGCAGCGCCGGCTTGGGGATGATGAACACCGCATTCTTCATATGGTGACTGAAATTGGATTCCGCGCCATTGAGATCCTTCAAGAAAGGGAACACTTTGCTTTGGACATGCAGAAGCATTTCTTCCGCCTGCATGCGCTTGAATTCGCTCCAGCGCAAAGAACGTTTGTCGATGGCGTATCGC comes from Bradyrhizobium sp. CCGE-LA001 and encodes:
- a CDS encoding type I restriction-modification system subunit M, yielding MLQNNPELKGKIDLLWNKFWSGGISNPLTAIEQITYLLFMKRLDELDLKHQSDSEWTGETYASKFEGSWIPPEYRARQDARDNDANWARKLDDEKRYAIDKRSLRWSEFKRMQAEEMLLHVQSKVFPFLKDLNGAESNFSHHMKNAVFIIPKPALLVEAVKTIDEIFEVMEKDSQEKGQAFQDIQGDVYEFLLSEIATAGKNGQFRTPRHIIKLMAELVQPQLGHKIADPACGSGGFLLGAYQYIVTQLAIKAGSTNLTPDEDGFVRTSVAAALTEKAQAILASSLWGYDIDSTMVRLGLMNLMMHGIDEPHIDYKDTLSKSYIEEAEYDIVMANPPFTGSIDKGDINENLQLATTKTELLFVENIYRLLKKGGTACVIVPQGVLFSTGGAFKILRQLLIERCDLKAVITLPSGVFKPYAGVSTAILLFTKVWASKEKVTKPATEYVWFYDMAADGYSLDDKRAKQEGFGDLQDIITKYHARNAETDTDRASKYFIVSRAELEAESYDLSMSRYKQDVPQEVHYDEPSAILDRLIRAEVGDLNGADLAKMESGIVRELLELKGMVG